Within the Miscanthus floridulus cultivar M001 chromosome 17, ASM1932011v1, whole genome shotgun sequence genome, the region CATTCTCCTAAAAAAGAtaggaaaaaaaaagataattTCTACGAGAATATACAAAAGACATTACATCACGCAAGGATATGGCACTTTAGTGATTTCTACTGCATTATgttatttcaaataaaaaaaaaggggcatacccagtgtagagagctcccactctgtgcggggtctgaggaagggtgttagtggcaagccttaccctagcctgtgcaatgcgaggagaccgcgacttgaacccgggaccttccggtcacaggcggtaagactctaccgcttgcactagaCCCGCCCTTCttatttcaaataaaaataactataataaaaaacttttAATAACGAATATAGAAAAGCAACTATAATTACTGGATAACAAATTCTACAAAATGTGATCAACATGAGTTTATACTGAAAAAAAATGCAGATAATGATTTTCAGAAACACAATAATATAGCAAGCATATAAACCGAAAAAAGTGTGAAAATACATCCAGGATAGAAAGGTGTTACCTTGACAGCCTTTTTGCCAGATGAGATACCCAGAACAACACTTAGAGCATCGTCAAAAGAGTAACCAATACTCCTAGCATATTTCTCAAGCAAAATTTTCATCTCCCCAGAAGCAGTTACATCAGAGGACGCACCATTTGATTCACTCTCCCTAAGAAAAGACGCGCAACCATGTGTGGAAAGATAAACAAGTCGAGGAACAAGAGATTTTCTCTCTACATCTTTCACCTTCGAACCATCCTTCTCATTAGATTTGTGCTTGCACTGCAAAGATATAGTTCTTTTGTGGGCACGAATGGTTGACATGAGAAACAAATATATGCATTGATGCGCCCAGTAAGAGATAGCATTGCTGTCTATTAAGGAGTGACATTTACCAATATAATCTCTTCATGTAAAAGTCACTTAATGCCAATGGACAAAACGCAGTCCTTTTATAACAACACACGATTGTGAAACCTAACTATTGTCTAACTTAGCTTAGATAAGGTCCGATTAAAAATGGCATACCATTTTGGCCCTATAGCTTGCAGGTGTTGAACTTTCATCAAATGGTTCTGTAAAGTCATGACAATAATAGCAAGCACTTTTGTACATGAGAGAATATAGAGACCCAAAATGGAGAAAATAACTGAAACTCACATCACAAGAACCACATACCTGAAAGAAAATTAACGCTGCTTGTTGGCGTCCACCAAGGCCGTGCATCAAGATCTTCGTTGAAGGTTAAATCTTTGATGCTATCCTCATTAGATAGCTGAACCAGCTTTGTTCCATGGCTAACACTTTCAAGAATAGACTGCAATCAGAAATAAAATAACAATCTTCAGATTAGCAACAAATATATGCATTGTCAAGCATCAATAACTTAAGATCCAAAATTACGATGCCGCACTAATACATAACTTAAGATCCAAAATTACATGTTCAAAATGGTTAGAAGCAGAAGACAAAAAAGGACACATGCATCCATATTTTAGCACAAATTTGGGCCGGAGCAATGCTTTCAAATTGGCAAGGGTGGCCTCACCTCCACTTCATCAAGAGAGTCTGCCTTCTGCTTCAGATGTAGCATAACAGAATCTGATTTTACAGAAAGATATTGCATGGAGCGATGCAAGCGATCTTTAAATTGAACAAACTCAATTACCtgaataaaaaaaagtcaaatgtGTTAGATCAAGATTGGATGACTGAAGTATTTCCTTCTTAAGTAAATCATGTAATAGTCTGTTCTTGACATGGCGCATTGGCATTTTCATAATGATAGAGGAGCATCATATCGGTGTTGTACTATGTATTTCCTTACATGGTTCCATGCAGACACTATTTGTGAGCAATAGAGAGGAATATGCCTACCTTTGAGTATGTACGGTGTCTATATGCGAGACACGTAAGATCagcagattctttcaaatgatCATCCATAAATTTCAAATAATCCTTAACAAGATCAGCAGCATGTTGCAAGAAGGGAGAATTTAACATTTGTGGCAAGATGTGGTGCAAAACAGACTCTAGAAGAATGTTTTTCACTTCCAAGGTTGTGTACCTGCATATAAAAACATCGCTCAGTGTACGGATAAGAAAATGATATCACTGAATAACAGGGGaaagggggagggggggggggggggcttgaaACATAAGTCCAAAGAGGAGCTAGCAGTGGAAGCGTGCAACACAAAAACAAGCATTCTATAGGTGAACCACATCGGATGCAGCTAATAAAGGGTTGTTCTGTGTAGAAGCATTCTATAGGCAAACCACATTGGATTGCACTGTAGGGCAAAAATCCATGTGGAATACAAATGTGAGAAGATAAAAGGAAATAACACATTAAAAGGCGAAATTACCATTTATGTGCTAAAGGAAGTGCCCCCAGGTAAGAGTAAAGATGCACCAGAGTAATCTTGTATTGCCAGACATACCTGAGCACACAACCAAATTAAAGATTTCCATTCAACATCCAGTCAGAGAAATACATTAGGTTGCCAAGTGCAAGGTACTGCACATTGGGATGTGCATCAGACCACTTCAATTAATACAATCACACAAGAATGCAATATAAAAGAAAAAAGATTGATTAGTTACAGATTTGTTGTAGCTTCCTCTATCCAAGAGATTCAATAGGTCTTTTTCCTTATTAAAGATTAGTGAGCATTTATATTACTCACGCAATATATGCTGATACAAATCACACTGGCGGGGCATAGCTAAATTGACAACAGACATGTAAACACAACGTTACATTTTTATAATATTCCTAGAAGGCTCTACAGCAAAGACTTAATAGTTCTGAGAGATTATTGATAATTGATATTCATGAGAGATATTAGCTGCAaacatgggggggggggggggggggggggggggggtggggggcgggggcgggggcgggggcagacctagtgccggaggctcccacatgagtggggtctggggaagggaaaaaccgaggcaaggctttcccccgcaaaatctgcggagaggctgcttcgaacccatgacctggtgacttagtgagacagctctcaccactgcaccaggttGGCAGTACAGGTTGCAACCAGTCTACCAGACATAAGATGGGTTTGTGCATAACAAGAGCAGGACAATGCATGTGATGGGAAGTTGACTGTGATACCCATGAATAATGGCCAGCATAGATGAAGCAACAGGATCCAGTAGAACCAGTCTACTTGATTATATTGCAAACAAACAAATGCTTACTTTGGTAAATAAAATATAACAAATCAACCATTAATGCCCACATTATTTTAATTTTCAATAGTTCATGGGAActatcatatatcacaatcacttTTTGCAAATAATTTTGCCTTCAAGGCACATGCAAGTTCCACCAGCAGGATTTGTGAAACAGAACACATGAGAAACTGAAAATAGATATCCTAGTAATATAGCAAACATCAAAAGCAATTGATGGAATAACAGAGCTTGTCTAAGATATGCTCATACTGAATCCAGGAACAGGAGGAGCACATCTAATTCCTAAAAGAGATGCTGTTAACCGCATCAAAACTATCCACTCTTAAATCAATTCAATGGAACTGAGTAATTCGATAACACCTCAGTCCTCATGTTACTAGATATTCAATGACACAGCTGAAGAATAAAATATTAGTTATAAAATGGTAATTTTAAGACCGGATTATTATGATTATGAACTTACTTGCGAACAGTCAATCCAAACTCCAGTATCAAAATTGCTTCAAGTAGGTATCCTAAGTCCCTGGTGCGCCAGTATAGCTGTTTCAAGTCAAGGTATTAAAGAGCACAATTAATCATGAACTTTAGATGGTCAGAAGTCCAAGACAAATTTGTAATCTTATAAAAAGTGTAGGAATAAGAAGTTTTACTGGAGTTAGTGACAGCAAAGACAACAAAATATACTATATCAGGACCAGGAGTCTTAACTATCATGAAGGTAAAAGATAATATATCACGATCTTGGTATCATGACTCAGTATACATAAACAAAAAGCTACTTCCCCCTATCAGAAATATAAGTCCATCTAGGTTTGTCTTAAGCAaaacttttttaactttgaccattcATTTACTGAAATTTCATAGCGACTGACAACGCAAGATTGACATTACTAAATTCATTATGAAAATTAATTTTgtagcatataactcttacattTAGTTCAATAAAAACTTCTTTTCATCTAAGACCTACTTTTATAAATATTGCTAGTCAAAGTCGAAAATTTTTGACTAAGAACAAACCTAGATGGACTTATTTTAGTGATTGGGTAAGTAATAAATTGCAGTGCAGCAAATGAATAAGAAATGATAGCATCCTGCTTCCATTTTTCcagaaaacaaaggggaaaatcCAGATACATCTTCAAACATCAGAGTAGAGGGTAACTCATTGGATGACACAATAGAGGGACAACGAATTGTGACCTACTCCCTCTGGCCCATAatagaagaccttatagaattCAAATTTTGTCCCAAAATACTTGACCTTCTCACTTCACAATGCAACTCTCTTTTTCCAATACACCTCTATCTCTATTTCTCTCTATCTCTCACCTTCTCATTTTCTGTGCATCATACTTTTTCTCTTCTTAATTCCCGTGCCCAGACCTATTAGGTCTTCTAttatgggacagagggagtaatagTTAATAAATTGGGAATCAAACTACACAACAGAAATAAGCATCAGAGAAACCTCTAGAGATCttatttttttatagatttttagAGACATGAAAAAAGCTTAATATGTTCCCTTTTTCTCTCGTGCTAGTAGTAATCAAATAAAGCTACAAACCTGCACAAGGATACTGCTGGCCATTGACAGAAGTTCTTCACCATACATGCTTTCCTGAGGATCCAAGTCATTTGAGAGAGGCAGGTTTCTGTAAAAGGTATCAACCATTCTTTTTGCAATGCCCTGAAGTTCTGGATTTGCACATAAAATTTCAGGTACATTTTATAATAAACAAATGATAATTGGGACCCCCAGAAAAACATTCAACAAACATGTAACAACTTCAACAAAGGTAGCCCTGCACACCTGAAGTTGATTTTGTGAATAAAGTTCCCAAAAGTTCTTGGACCTTGAAAAGAGTAATTGTTGAACCCAGTGTGTTAACTGAAATTGATGATGCATCAAAAGATCTAGTGATTTCATCTAGCAGCTCAGATATCTCATTGTTGGATAGCATGTGAAGGTAAATTTCAACATCCGATGCTGAGCAAGACAAATGACCAAATCTGCAAGTGCCAAAACAACATTTAACAATTTAAGTAGACTAGTATTGAAAGTGAAAAAAAAGGTAAATATGGTTATTCTTGAATATACCATCACAATGCTAGTACTATCATACAGAACCTATAATTATGGAAAATGACACTCATCAACATCTGTTGCGATGAGAACAAAGTGAATTTTGTCCTCTCTTAGTTCTTTCATTCTCTAAACACAGCTACCATATAAGACCAAGTCGAACTCTATCCATCGCATGCTGATGGAGTTATATTGCCATTCCAGATACCCTCCACTAGGGGTGTAAATCGGATCGGATAAGGACAGATACCCTACAGTTATGAATACAGATATAGTTATTTCTTTCTCGGATTTAGATTTGGGTacaaaagaaaatcgttggggcgtaaccctcttagcgacgcgccatatcggaacccgggtatggtgttaaatgggcaagggccgggtcgtcacccccgtgacgcgccgtgtcgtgatctgggcatggtgtcaagtaaccaaggatcgggtcgtcgcttccttagtggcgcgctacatcggcgcccgggtgtagtgaaaaatgagcaagggtcttcgcatcagagtcgacgggtgcgaagggtaaggaagctagtcgaaccaactaggatccgtttaggtagttggaatgtagggtcacttacaggtaagttaagagaattagttgataccgcgactaggaggcgtgtaaatatattatgcgttcaagagactaaatggaagggtaagaaggcgaaggaggtggacaatacaggtttcaagctttggtatacagggacagtcgcgaatagaaatggagtaggagttttgattgataagagcctcaagaatggtgtggtggaagtgagaaggcaaggagataggattatcttagtcaagcttgtcgttggtgatatggtcttgaacgtaattagtgtgtatgccccccaagtaggcctcgacgagagtgctaagagacagttctgggaagacttagatggcctggttagagctatacctagtagtgagaagctttttataggaggagatcttaatgggcatgtaggtactacaagcgcaggtttcgaggcagttcatggaggtttttggtatggtagtaggaatcaggagggggaggaagctctagacttcgcggtagcttttgacctgatgatagccaacactttctttagaaagagagaatctcatctagtgaccttcagtagcggacaacactgtagtcagattgactttgtcctcgcaagaagaaaggacaaacgagcatgcttggattgcaaggtgataccaggggagtatgttgtttctcaacataagcttttggtggcagattttcgttttcagatgcgtgcccgtagggataaacaagctaagattgaaagaacaaagtggtgaaaactgaaaggagagacgtcagaggtatttagggaaagggttatcaaagggggctcttggaaggaagaagacgacataaacaatatgtgggacaagatggcaatcaacattcggaaggtagcctcagaggtgtgtggagtaaccaaaggaaggggacgtgaggctaaagatacttggtggtggaacgaggaagtccaaagggctattaaggagaagaaagaatgctatagatgcttgtaccatgacaggagtgtggacaacatagagaagtataaggtggcaaagaagactgcaaagcgagctgtaagtgtggcaaagggtagagcgtacgaggatctttaccaacatttgagtacgtaggaaggagagaaggacatttataggatggctagggttcgtgagagaaaaacacgggacttcaaccaagttaactgcattaaggatgaaagggagcatctcttggtaaaggaggatgagatccgacatcgatggcaagagtattttgacaaattgttcaatggtgagaatatggacacaacctttcagttggatgactcttttgatgacaccaataggcgctttgtgcggagaatccaagaatctgaggtcagagaggcgttgaaaaggatgaaaggaggtaaggcgatgggaccggatggtatcccaatcgaggtgtggagatgcctcggggacatagctgtagtatggttaaccaagctgttcaaccatatttttcgatcgaacaagatgcctgatgagtggaggagaagtatattggtaccgatttacaagaataaaggggatattcaaagttgtacaaattaccgaggaattaagttgatgagccatactatgaagctatgggagagagttatcgagcatcgcttgagagcaataacgtgggtctctatgaaccaatttggtttcatgcccggaaggtcaaccatggaagccattttcttaataagacaagttatggagcggtataggaagaagaaggacctacacatggtttttattgacttggagaaggcttatgataaaataccaaggaatgttatgtggtgggcgttgaacaaacataaagtcccaacgaagtacgtcgggctcattaaggacatgtacagcaatgttgtgactagagttcgaacaagtgatggagacacagatgacttcccgattaggataggactacatcaagggtcagttttgagcccttatttgtttgctttagtgatggatgaggtcacaaggggcatacaaggggacatcccttggtgtatgcttttcatggacgatgtagtgctagttgatgaaagccggacaggagtgaatcagaaactggagttatggcgggagactttggagtccaaaggttttagacttagtagaactaaaactgagtatatgagatgtgacttcggcactactactcgggaggaggaagatgttagtttggaaggtcaagtagtgcctaggaaggatacctttcgatatttaggatcaatgctacagagggacggggatattgatgaagatgttagccatagaatcaaagcagggtggatgaagtggcggcaagcgtctggtgtcctatgtgacaaaagggtaccacagaagctaaaaggcaagttttataggacgacgattagacctgctatgttgtatggtgcagaatgttggcctacgaaaagacgacatattcaacagctaagtgtcgcggaaatgcgtatgttgcgttggatttgcggtcatacaagaagggatcgagttcggaacgatgatatacgtgagagattaggggtagcgccaattgaagaaaagcttgtccaacaccggttgagatggtttggacatgtgcaacggagacctccagatgcaccggtgcgtagtggaatcctaagtcaggatagtaacatgaagagaggcagaggaagaccgaagttgacttgggtagaggcaataaaaggagacttgaaaggatggaatatacccaaagacttagccttagataggagtgcttggaagacagctattcatgtgcctgaaccttgattgcttctgttgggtttcaactctagcctaccccaacttgtttgggacttaaaggctttgttgttgttgttgttgttgttgatttaGATTTGGGTACAGATAATGTGAGTTGTTTGGATAAGATATGCTGGATGTTGACATCATATATATTCAGATTCAGATACAGTACGGATATTGAATGTCCGAATTCGGACACAGGTTATCCATTTAATATCTGATGAATCCCTTCGGTCAGACAGtccttagaattgttttgccatAGCCCATAGATGACCCTTATTCGGCAAAACTCTATCCTGCTTGTGCTTGGACTTATGTTGCTGTTCTATCTTCCCTCTAGTTAAGTGCTACAACCTCTAGCCTCAAATCTAAACTTCATTTTGCCACGACTGCACTCAAGTAATGAGGTTAATGCCACAGAGGGTACCAAGATCAACATAAATAGGGCTGGACAAAAAACTCGTGGCTCGAGctcgctcggctcggctcgttagtgGTTCGGATCGACTCGGCTCGCTAGTGGTTCGGCTCGACTCAGCTCATTAGAAATTTTTAACGAGCTGAGCCAACGTTTTAGCTCAGTATACctataacgagccagctcgagctggctcgagAGCAATAACGTGCTGAGGTCATAGCAGGCCAGCAGGCGATCAGTGGGTGGCCCAGCCCAACTTCCATCTCGAgccgaacactaagtgcctcctCCTGGAATCCTGCTTTTGTCTTCATGGCCCACCGCTTGCAGCTCTCATACTGCTGAGTGTGTGCCGGCCATGGAGAACAAAGACTCGGAGGAGCCAAGGAGGGAGGAACCTGACCCTGTACATGGAAGCATGGCCTTTTGGCTCGGCAATCTGCAAATTGGTCTCCATATCCGTGTACAAAGCCAAGGGGTGTGTTGCACAGAATTACTGGCCTGTGAACTTTTGAATTGGATCATGCGTGTGCTTTTTGTGCTAATGGTTTATGTCATATTGGCTCAAAAATACTTGGTTTGATTTGGCTTATGCGAACTGCTGTTGGTCTAAGTTTTAGCTTATGCAAAATCCCCTTCTGCTGTTGTTGGAATTACATCTtaaagattgttgtatgtatttgCATATGGGGCTATGGGCTCATGTATTTACAACTAGCTCGCAAGCCAAACAAGCCGAGCTGAGCCAGGACTGGGGCTCGGTGGGATAATGAGCCGAGTCCAGCCAGCTCGTTATccaaacgagccagctcgagctatACCAAGCCGAGCCAGCTCGATATCAACCCCTAAACATAAATAAGGGAGATTATAGGATTTGAGCCCTCCACAATTTGCCATAATTGGCCACTCTATGAAAAAGGTAATAGACAGGGTGGCAAATCCTAAACTCCCTTTTGCGGTGAGATGTCCTTGAGGGATCACCTTAAGACTGAATATGAAAAACACGTATATAGCATTTATATAGTTatatgtgtacaaagttggtttataCCAACTACTCAGCAAAAGCAATGTTATTATAGTATAAACGTAATAACAGTGAAGAAACTAGCTAGAGATATAATTACTGTCTCATAGCAACCAGGCCACTAAACTATTAGAAACCAACGGACTGCTAGGGTActatgaaaaaagaaaaaaaaagatagagGGGGTGAAACCTAATAAATTGCTCCCTCCATCTAAAATAACTAACAATTCTAAAAGATTAGTTAAGTAAAATGGAAAAATACTACTCCCTCCAGTCCGGATTTCTTAGGCGTTTGGGAGTTCTTCTGTACATCCAGTATTATGGCATATTGGGATTCCACAAGTAAAAATAGACCACAGCACAAATAGGAATGCACAAGAGCTTGATATTACCTGTGGAGGTACTTCACCAAAGCTTCCATAAGCTTGATATTATCTGGGTTTCCATTGAGGCACCGCTGCCATTCAATTTCAATATTAGCTAAATGAGGTCCTCTGACACAATCGCTTGAGTTATTTTCTTGTAGACTTTGCACAAATGATAACGCACTTGTAAGGCGAGATTCAACCTACAAAGACATAATTTCAGTAAACTATATTCACATCACAAACACCAAACTAGAAGAGTTGCAGGAAGTACAAGCTCCTTGCTAAGAGATGTCTTGTTGGATAATGCTGAATCAACAGAGCAAGAAGGACAAGTGTGCTCGCTAGTGGATGGTTTAGGGAGATTCACGTCATGCTCCAGCAAACATCCTATATAATGGAGAAAGGACTCCCAGTCATCAGGACTGCCCAGTCAAAAGGAGATGACAAACATCAAAaactaaaaagttaaaataagaAAATTTACAAATGGTGTATATAAAAATATTATGCAACAAGCAAGAGGATAAAACAAAGCAAAGTATTGCAGTGTCTGTTCGGATAATGTCACAAATAAAACTTAAATATGTATTGTAGTGAAAAAGAACCAGGTTATATATGACTAAAGTAGGATAAATCAATACACAGGGACATTTTTTGAAAACAGGCCATGACTTTTGAAACATGATTAATGTGAGCGTGGTTAATGACCAACTCCACAGGATAACTGAAATTTATACAAATTAAAGATGAGAAGCATTACCAAGACTCCAGAACCTTCTGATATATTTCCGAAGCAGCCGGATAGCTACTTGCTTGAGCAAGAAGACGTCCCTGTCAACTTGAAGTTAGACAACCAAGTAAGTGAATGATACTTAAGAGGCAAATTAACCAAAGGAGGAAAACACAGAGCATCGAAGGTCAAAGAAGCCATCTATAAGCACGTAAAGAGTAGATCGCATGTGCTGTGCAACATGCTTTACAAAATAGTACTCCCTCTGTGCAACGTGCTCCGTTGGTTTGGACACAGCACA harbors:
- the LOC136517431 gene encoding N-terminal acetyltransferase B complex auxiliary subunit NAA25-like isoform X1 encodes the protein MASKFGLAGGIPERRVRPIWDAVDSRQYKAALKLCTALLAKHPTSPYALALKALILERMGKPDEALSVSLNAKELLYSDNIFHFDDLTLSTLQIVFQRLDRLDLATSCYEYACTKYPSNLELMMGLFNCYVREYSYVKQQQTALKMYKTVGEERFLLWAVCSIQLQVHFTSGGVKLLALAEALLKKHINSHSLHEPEALSLYVSILEQQEKYDDALEVLSGDLGSLLGREEDKLRLQGRLLAQASSYPAASEIYQKVLESCPDDWESFLHYIGCLLEHDVNLPKPSTSEHTCPSCSVDSALSNKTSLSKELVESRLTSALSFVQSLQENNSSDCVRGPHLANIEIEWQRCLNGNPDNIKLMEALVKYLHRFGHLSCSASDVEIYLHMLSNNEISELLDEITRSFDASSISVNTLGSTITLFKVQELLGTLFTKSTSELQGIAKRMVDTFYRNLPLSNDLDPQESMYGEELLSMASSILVQLYWRTRDLGYLLEAILILEFGLTVRKYVWQYKITLVHLYSYLGALPLAHKWYTTLEVKNILLESVLHHILPQMLNSPFLQHAADLVKDYLKFMDDHLKESADLTCLAYRHRTYSKVIEFVQFKDRLHRSMQYLSVKSDSVMLHLKQKADSLDEVESILESVSHGTKLVQLSNEDSIKDLTFNEDLDARPWWTPTSSVNFLSEPFDESSTPASYRAKMCKHKSNEKDGSKVKDVERKSLVPRLVYLSTHGCASFLRESESNGASSDVTASGEMKILLEKYARSIGYSFDDALSVVLGISSGKKAVKDFAPDIVSWMSFAVFINAWNLCSNVSVIPGTDQSSQNSWWIVDNLVKTCIDQQLTDTNQMLTYPGSNIPLLAWMVTEPISWHLLVIQSCMRSMAPQGKKKKKGGPSERPNTPHLQAIRSSVQCMADTLQRVQKCLSDQMKPEDQALDILVSHLQGTSAEGPGQITRVLDESAAAASSEIGGRIAHSLEPWSCACVMTRIVGAESETIAELRKICTSKLKLLASASASLSLVLH
- the LOC136517431 gene encoding N-terminal acetyltransferase B complex auxiliary subunit NAA25-like isoform X3; translated protein: MWRLLVFSLICFSSHILYLAGSKFKALKALILERMGKPDEALSVSLNAKELLYSDNIFHFDDLTLSTLQIVFQRLDRLDLATSCYEYACTKYPSNLELMMGLFNCYVREYSYVKQQQTALKMYKTVGEERFLLWAVCSIQLQVHFTSGGVKLLALAEALLKKHINSHSLHEPEALSLYVSILEQQEKYDDALEVLSGDLGSLLGREEDKLRLQGRLLAQASSYPAASEIYQKVLESCPDDWESFLHYIGCLLEHDVNLPKPSTSEHTCPSCSVDSALSNKTSLSKELVESRLTSALSFVQSLQENNSSDCVRGPHLANIEIEWQRCLNGNPDNIKLMEALVKYLHRFGHLSCSASDVEIYLHMLSNNEISELLDEITRSFDASSISVNTLGSTITLFKVQELLGTLFTKSTSELQGIAKRMVDTFYRNLPLSNDLDPQESMYGEELLSMASSILVQLYWRTRDLGYLLEAILILEFGLTVRKYVWQYKITLVHLYSYLGALPLAHKWYTTLEVKNILLESVLHHILPQMLNSPFLQHAADLVKDYLKFMDDHLKESADLTCLAYRHRTYSKVIEFVQFKDRLHRSMQYLSVKSDSVMLHLKQKADSLDEVESILESVSHGTKLVQLSNEDSIKDLTFNEDLDARPWWTPTSSVNFLSEPFDESSTPASYRAKMCKHKSNEKDGSKVKDVERKSLVPRLVYLSTHGCASFLRESESNGASSDVTASGEMKILLEKYARSIGYSFDDALSVVLGISSGKKAVKDFAPDIVSWMSFAVFINAWNLCSNVSVIPGTDQSSQNSWWIVDNLVKTCIDQQLTDTNQMLTYPGSNIPLLAWMVTEPISWHLLVIQSCMRSMAPQGKKKKKGGPSERPNTPHLQAIRSSVQCMADTLQRVQKCLSDQMKPEDQALDILVSHLQGTSAEGPGQITRVLDESAAAASSEIGGRIAHSLEPWSCACVMTRIVGAESETIAELRKICTSKLKLLASASASLSLVLH
- the LOC136517431 gene encoding N-terminal acetyltransferase B complex auxiliary subunit NAA25-like isoform X2 → MMKYSNQAKFLEVYIKHNESVVSAYPTCDDAAQQVNPDEALKALILERMGKPDEALSVSLNAKELLYSDNIFHFDDLTLSTLQIVFQRLDRLDLATSCYEYACTKYPSNLELMMGLFNCYVREYSYVKQQQTALKMYKTVGEERFLLWAVCSIQLQVHFTSGGVKLLALAEALLKKHINSHSLHEPEALSLYVSILEQQEKYDDALEVLSGDLGSLLGREEDKLRLQGRLLAQASSYPAASEIYQKVLESCPDDWESFLHYIGCLLEHDVNLPKPSTSEHTCPSCSVDSALSNKTSLSKELVESRLTSALSFVQSLQENNSSDCVRGPHLANIEIEWQRCLNGNPDNIKLMEALVKYLHRFGHLSCSASDVEIYLHMLSNNEISELLDEITRSFDASSISVNTLGSTITLFKVQELLGTLFTKSTSELQGIAKRMVDTFYRNLPLSNDLDPQESMYGEELLSMASSILVQLYWRTRDLGYLLEAILILEFGLTVRKYVWQYKITLVHLYSYLGALPLAHKWYTTLEVKNILLESVLHHILPQMLNSPFLQHAADLVKDYLKFMDDHLKESADLTCLAYRHRTYSKVIEFVQFKDRLHRSMQYLSVKSDSVMLHLKQKADSLDEVESILESVSHGTKLVQLSNEDSIKDLTFNEDLDARPWWTPTSSVNFLSEPFDESSTPASYRAKMCKHKSNEKDGSKVKDVERKSLVPRLVYLSTHGCASFLRESESNGASSDVTASGEMKILLEKYARSIGYSFDDALSVVLGISSGKKAVKDFAPDIVSWMSFAVFINAWNLCSNVSVIPGTDQSSQNSWWIVDNLVKTCIDQQLTDTNQMLTYPGSNIPLLAWMVTEPISWHLLVIQSCMRSMAPQGKKKKKGGPSERPNTPHLQAIRSSVQCMADTLQRVQKCLSDQMKPEDQALDILVSHLQGTSAEGPGQITRVLDESAAAASSEIGGRIAHSLEPWSCACVMTRIVGAESETIAELRKICTSKLKLLASASASLSLVLH